A DNA window from Tenuifilaceae bacterium CYCD contains the following coding sequences:
- a CDS encoding transcriptional regulator: MQNRIQKLLDSEQLTPAKFAEILGVQRSAISHILTGRNNPSFDLISKIIHKFPALNSDWLITGKGNMYKTLVQGSLFDFDAPKKDEISDKVTPTKPTEQVLVTDVNNEVEPPKNNIDTSVKKLESASRMVKRIVVFYTDNTFEEFISTP, translated from the coding sequence ATGCAGAATAGGATACAAAAACTTCTCGATTCGGAGCAGCTTACCCCGGCTAAATTTGCAGAGATATTAGGTGTGCAACGAAGCGCAATATCGCACATACTTACAGGTAGAAACAACCCTAGTTTTGACCTTATAAGCAAAATTATCCATAAATTCCCGGCACTAAACTCCGACTGGCTAATAACAGGCAAAGGGAATATGTATAAAACCCTTGTGCAGGGATCTCTATTCGATTTCGACGCACCTAAAAAGGATGAGATTTCTGATAAAGTAACTCCCACTAAACCTACAGAGCAAGTATTGGTTACGGATGTAAATAATGAGGTTGAACCCCCAAAAAACAACATAGATACATCTGTAAAAAAACTAGAATCTGCTTCACGAATGGTGAAACGCATAGTTGTATTTTATACCGATAATACTTTTGAGGAGTTTATCTCTACTCCTTAG
- the csdB gene encoding cysteine desulfurase has protein sequence MNLYFDNSATSFPKPSEVEIYIREYLLQGGTYGRGAYNRVFLASKRVEETRNLISNIIGTGLNSNILFTSNSTSALNTVIKGFNYKKGRVLISPLEHNAVCRPLQHLKNLGVIEFDILPHCSDGLVDLINSKSIEFDQYDLVIVNHTSNVNGVIQPVSEIKKMVGSTPLLLDASQSVGKTEIRVDDWSIDYLALTAHKGLMGPTGVGALFVRNSDSLSPFIHGGTGSLSESFEMPEHLPDKFEAGTPNILGIYGLYGAITANTERQYSWTSFISLLKELNKLRNLKLLAANNADYQSDVFSIKPLAQSVSDLSRELYQNYGIETRSGLHCSPLAHQTLGTFPDGTVRFSLSKYHTDNDLEFLLNCLIKENEKR, from the coding sequence ATGAATCTTTATTTCGACAATTCGGCCACTAGTTTTCCCAAACCATCCGAGGTCGAAATTTACATACGTGAATATTTATTGCAGGGCGGCACTTACGGAAGAGGTGCTTACAACCGTGTATTCCTTGCCTCAAAAAGGGTTGAGGAAACTAGAAATTTGATTTCTAACATTATTGGTACAGGGTTGAATTCCAATATTTTGTTTACATCCAACTCAACATCTGCATTAAATACAGTTATAAAAGGATTCAACTACAAAAAAGGTAGAGTTCTAATTTCACCTCTTGAGCACAATGCCGTATGTAGGCCACTGCAGCACCTGAAAAATTTAGGAGTAATTGAATTTGATATTCTGCCTCACTGTTCTGACGGATTGGTTGACTTAATCAATTCGAAATCAATTGAATTCGACCAGTACGATTTAGTTATTGTCAATCATACTAGCAACGTTAACGGTGTAATACAGCCCGTTTCGGAAATTAAAAAGATGGTTGGCAGCACGCCGCTACTCCTCGATGCTAGTCAATCAGTTGGTAAGACTGAGATTAGGGTTGATGATTGGAGCATTGATTACCTCGCACTCACCGCACACAAGGGATTGATGGGGCCAACAGGTGTTGGTGCGCTGTTCGTAAGAAATTCTGATAGTTTATCACCTTTTATTCATGGTGGAACAGGTTCATTGTCGGAAAGCTTTGAGATGCCCGAACACTTGCCCGACAAATTCGAGGCAGGAACCCCTAATATCCTTGGAATATATGGACTTTACGGGGCTATTACGGCCAATACTGAAAGACAATATAGCTGGACTTCGTTTATATCACTTTTAAAAGAGCTGAATAAACTTCGAAATCTCAAACTACTGGCTGCAAATAATGCAGATTATCAATCCGATGTATTCTCAATAAAACCATTAGCGCAGAGTGTATCGGATTTGTCAAGGGAACTTTACCAGAATTACGGAATTGAAACGCGGAGCGGTTTACACTGCTCACCATTGGCACACCAGACTTTGGGAACATTTCCCGATGGAACAGTTCGTTTCTCCTTATCTAAGTATCACACCGATAACGATTTGGAGTTTTTACTAAATTGCCTTATAAAGGAAAATGAAAAGCGATAG
- the selD gene encoding selenide, water dikinase, translated as MSESFDLLSTVEYGGCSAKIPASVLESILINLPKVTDPNVLVDIETHDDAGVYRINDELALIVTTDFFPPICSDAYEFGQIAATNSISDVYAMGGEPFLALNIAMFPSTKIPIEVYQRILEGAASVAKESGAIIIGGHTIDDYPPKFGLAVIGKVHPNSVITNAGLKPGQKLILTKPLGTGIIVAGKRLEMVSENGYLEALKWMKILNADGCKVMQNYSVSGATDITGFGLLGHALKMAKASKVNLNINSQSIPYISESYKLVDDGCIPGAAFRNLEYIDEDVNFQNIDYNLKMIMTDAQTSGGLLMGVKSEVAEEAVKELINKELNYTSIIGEVTEGEGKINIY; from the coding sequence ATGAGCGAAAGTTTTGATTTACTTTCTACAGTAGAGTATGGAGGATGCTCAGCAAAGATACCAGCATCGGTTCTAGAATCGATACTGATAAATTTACCCAAAGTAACTGACCCTAATGTACTTGTTGATATTGAAACACACGACGATGCTGGTGTTTACAGAATAAACGATGAGTTAGCTCTAATCGTAACAACCGATTTTTTCCCGCCAATTTGCTCAGATGCCTATGAGTTTGGCCAGATTGCTGCAACCAACTCAATAAGCGACGTTTACGCAATGGGAGGGGAACCTTTTCTTGCGCTCAACATTGCAATGTTTCCATCTACCAAAATTCCAATTGAGGTTTACCAGAGAATTCTGGAAGGTGCTGCATCTGTAGCAAAGGAGTCTGGTGCAATCATTATTGGTGGCCACACTATCGACGATTATCCTCCAAAGTTTGGCCTCGCGGTTATTGGGAAAGTTCACCCAAATAGTGTTATCACAAATGCAGGCTTAAAACCTGGACAAAAACTGATTCTGACCAAGCCATTGGGAACTGGAATAATAGTTGCAGGTAAAAGGCTCGAAATGGTATCGGAAAATGGCTATTTAGAGGCATTAAAGTGGATGAAAATACTTAACGCCGATGGATGTAAGGTGATGCAAAATTACTCTGTGTCTGGCGCAACAGATATTACAGGTTTTGGCTTACTAGGACACGCCTTAAAAATGGCCAAAGCCAGCAAGGTAAACCTTAATATTAACTCACAATCAATTCCCTATATTTCCGAATCATACAAGTTAGTGGATGATGGCTGCATTCCTGGTGCTGCCTTTCGGAACCTTGAGTATATAGACGAGGATGTCAATTTTCAGAACATAGATTATAACCTAAAAATGATTATGACCGATGCTCAAACATCAGGAGGGCTACTTATGGGAGTTAAATCGGAGGTTGCCGAAGAGGCTGTTAAAGAACTGATTAACAAAGAATTGAACTATACCTCAATAATTGGCGAAGTAACAGAAGGCGAGGGGAAGATTAATATTTACTAA
- the pyrD gene encoding dihydroorotate dehydrogenase (quinone), with protein sequence MYKFIVRPILFWMNPEFVHHLVVLMLKTGTLIPGVYYLLKKTFSAEHKSLERNVFGYKFKNPVGLAAGFDKNAEFFNEFSSFGFSFIEIGTVTPKPQPGNPKPRLFRVIPDKGIINRMGFNNKGVNYVKYKLAGKRKKNLIIGGNIGKNTLTPNSEAVNDYLACFNELYPLVDYIVVNISCPNVTNLRELQEGSGLKDILDAIINARKQFDTKKPILLKVSPDLTYEQIDDTLNIAEAVGIDGYVATNTTTNRNNLTIPAERISSIGNGGLSGAPINNRSTEVIRYINSKLNGSKPIIGVGGIMTTKDAIEKLEAGASLIQVYTGFIYEGPAIVKKINKALIKNNIDKTK encoded by the coding sequence ATGTATAAGTTTATTGTAAGGCCTATCCTGTTCTGGATGAACCCTGAGTTTGTTCATCATTTAGTAGTGCTTATGCTTAAAACAGGCACTTTGATTCCTGGAGTTTATTACCTACTTAAAAAGACGTTTTCTGCCGAGCATAAATCGCTTGAAAGAAATGTTTTTGGCTATAAATTCAAAAATCCGGTTGGTCTTGCTGCTGGTTTCGACAAGAATGCTGAATTTTTCAACGAATTCTCTTCTTTCGGATTCTCTTTTATCGAAATCGGCACAGTTACACCTAAACCACAACCCGGAAATCCCAAACCTCGCCTGTTTCGCGTAATCCCTGATAAAGGCATTATCAACAGGATGGGGTTCAATAATAAAGGGGTTAATTATGTTAAGTACAAATTGGCAGGGAAAAGGAAGAAAAATTTGATTATTGGTGGTAATATTGGTAAGAATACTTTGACTCCAAACTCTGAAGCAGTAAACGACTACCTGGCTTGCTTCAACGAGCTCTATCCTTTGGTCGATTACATAGTTGTTAATATAAGTTGCCCCAACGTTACCAACCTACGTGAGCTTCAGGAGGGAAGTGGACTTAAGGATATCCTAGATGCAATTATCAATGCCCGCAAGCAGTTTGATACTAAGAAACCCATTCTACTCAAAGTTTCGCCCGATTTAACCTATGAGCAAATCGACGATACTTTAAATATTGCCGAAGCGGTGGGTATTGATGGCTACGTTGCAACCAATACTACAACTAACCGTAACAACTTGACCATCCCTGCAGAAAGGATTAGTTCAATTGGCAACGGAGGGCTTAGCGGAGCACCTATAAATAATCGCTCTACCGAGGTTATTCGCTACATCAATAGTAAACTAAACGGCAGTAAACCAATTATTGGTGTTGGTGGTATAATGACCACAAAGGATGCCATTGAAAAACTTGAAGCGGGCGCTTCGTTGATTCAGGTATATACCGGTTTCATCTACGAGGGTCCAGCAATAGTTAAGAAAATAAACAAAGCGCTGATTAAAAATAATATAGATAAAACTAAATAA